A genomic stretch from Nitrospirota bacterium includes:
- a CDS encoding helix-turn-helix transcriptional regulator, translating into MKKTNFDRYLEEQMKDPEFAARFEAAGEAWDVALQIAALRQRAGLSQKDLAKLLKTSQQQVSRLESPGYEGHSLSTLRRVGKVLHARVRVVFEPLEKETGMHIAEAKAPYRHTKTNRITKKRT; encoded by the coding sequence ATGAAAAAGACCAACTTTGATCGATACCTTGAAGAACAGATGAAGGACCCTGAATTCGCCGCCCGCTTCGAGGCTGCAGGCGAGGCTTGGGACGTAGCTCTGCAAATTGCGGCACTCCGGCAGCGGGCGGGGCTCTCTCAGAAAGACCTCGCGAAGCTCCTCAAGACCTCTCAGCAGCAGGTCAGCCGGCTGGAATCACCGGGATATGAAGGCCACTCCCTCAGCACCTTGCGCCGTGTTGGCAAAGTCCTTCACGCCAGGGTCCGTGTCGTATTTGAGCCGTTGGAAAAAGAGACGGGGATGCATATAGCCGAAGCAAAAGCACCGTACCGCCATACTAAAACCAACCGCATCACGAAAAAGCGGACATGA